A genomic window from Blastococcus saxobsidens DD2 includes:
- a CDS encoding ABC transporter permease: protein MTTATEPEQDAASAEEERPKTPLQRLVGAQAFQILGVLLILIVLFSIAEPDAFLSVNNFRNVVVNVSILAIIGVGMTFIIITGGIDLSVGSVLVFSGVVAAKVMAALGGQGVGVSIAGALAACASGTLWGLFNGVVVARLKVPPLIVTLGTLGMALGAAQILTGGIDLRGAPTVLTDTIGFGRLFGQIPYLSLIALLVVVVGAVILHRTRFGRYTYAVGSNDEAARRVGVKADRHLILVYTLAGFCAGLAGILNLAFFSSTTIAGQSNTALNVIAGVVIGGTSLFGGIGTIAGTVIGLFIPAVLQNGFVIMGVQPFWQQVVVGAFLIAAVYVDQVRRAAATRGARSRTSLFSRFSRPSGARRKEAQ, encoded by the coding sequence ATGACCACCGCGACCGAGCCGGAGCAGGACGCCGCATCCGCCGAGGAGGAGCGGCCGAAGACCCCGCTGCAGCGCCTCGTGGGCGCCCAGGCGTTCCAGATCCTCGGCGTGCTGCTCATCCTGATCGTGCTGTTCAGCATCGCCGAGCCCGACGCGTTCCTGTCGGTGAACAACTTCCGCAACGTCGTCGTCAACGTCTCGATCCTGGCGATCATCGGCGTCGGGATGACGTTCATCATCATCACCGGGGGCATCGACCTGTCCGTCGGCAGCGTGCTGGTCTTCAGCGGCGTGGTCGCGGCCAAGGTCATGGCAGCCCTGGGTGGGCAGGGCGTCGGCGTGTCGATCGCCGGTGCCCTGGCCGCCTGTGCCTCGGGCACGCTGTGGGGCCTGTTCAACGGCGTGGTCGTCGCCCGCCTGAAGGTGCCTCCGCTGATCGTCACCCTCGGGACGCTCGGGATGGCCCTGGGCGCCGCACAGATCCTCACCGGCGGCATCGACCTGCGTGGCGCCCCCACGGTGCTGACCGACACGATCGGGTTCGGGCGGCTGTTCGGCCAAATCCCCTACCTGTCGCTCATCGCGCTGCTGGTCGTCGTGGTCGGCGCGGTGATCCTGCACCGCACCCGGTTCGGCCGCTACACCTACGCCGTCGGCTCCAACGACGAGGCCGCGCGACGGGTCGGCGTCAAGGCTGACCGGCATCTGATCCTCGTCTACACGCTGGCCGGCTTCTGCGCCGGACTGGCCGGGATCCTGAACCTCGCCTTCTTCTCGTCGACCACGATCGCCGGTCAGTCGAACACCGCGCTCAACGTCATCGCCGGTGTCGTCATCGGCGGCACGAGCCTCTTCGGCGGGATCGGCACGATCGCCGGCACGGTGATCGGCCTCTTCATCCCCGCCGTCCTCCAGAACGGCTTCGTGATCATGGGCGTCCAGCCCTTCTGGCAGCAGGTCGTCGTCGGTGCGTTCCTCATCGCCGCGGTCTACGTCGACCAGGTCCGCCGCGCTGCGGCAACCCGCGGAGCGCGCAGCCGCACGTCCTTGTTCTCCCGGTTCTCCCGCCCCTCAGGGGCACGTCGAAAGGAAGCACAGTGA
- a CDS encoding ATP-binding cassette domain-containing protein: MTPALEARGLRREFGHVRALDGADFDVDPGEVVALIGDNGAGKSTLVKALSGSLAIDSGELCSDGKRVTIDTPAAARSLGIETVYQDLALAPHLDPVQNMYLGREVMRSGLLGRLGFMDHTEMKEKTERAFADLGATVRDFSAPVGAMSGGQRQQIAVARAAAWASRVIFLDEPTAALGVVQTRNVLDLIRRVRDRGIAVVLISHSMPHVIEVADRIQVLRLGRRVATYDAKKTSMEELVGAMTGAISQEAA, encoded by the coding sequence ATGACCCCCGCCCTCGAGGCACGGGGCCTCCGGCGCGAGTTCGGGCACGTCCGTGCCCTCGACGGCGCCGACTTCGACGTCGACCCCGGCGAGGTGGTCGCCCTCATCGGCGACAACGGCGCTGGGAAGAGCACCCTGGTCAAGGCGCTGTCCGGATCGCTCGCCATCGACTCGGGCGAGCTGTGCAGCGACGGGAAGCGGGTCACGATCGACACCCCGGCCGCTGCCCGCTCGCTGGGCATCGAGACCGTCTACCAGGACCTCGCGCTCGCCCCGCACCTCGACCCGGTGCAGAACATGTACCTGGGTCGGGAGGTCATGCGGTCCGGCCTGCTGGGTCGGCTGGGGTTCATGGACCACACCGAGATGAAGGAGAAGACCGAGCGGGCGTTCGCCGACCTCGGGGCGACGGTGCGCGACTTCAGCGCACCCGTCGGCGCGATGTCCGGGGGGCAGCGGCAGCAGATCGCCGTCGCGCGAGCCGCCGCGTGGGCCAGCCGGGTGATCTTCCTCGACGAGCCCACCGCGGCCCTCGGCGTCGTGCAGACCCGCAACGTGCTCGATCTGATCCGGCGGGTGCGCGACCGCGGCATCGCCGTCGTCCTCATCAGCCACTCGATGCCGCACGTGATCGAGGTGGCCGACCGCATCCAGGTGCTGCGGCTGGGCCGGCGGGTGGCGACCTACGACGCCAAGAAGACCTCGATGGAGGAACTGGTGGGGGCCATGACCGGCGCAATCAGCCAGGAGGCGGCATGA
- a CDS encoding FGGY-family carbohydrate kinase, whose protein sequence is MSATFLGIDVGTTRTKAVLLAPDGVALLASAAAPTPQGEVGGVAVHSPQAIRDVVVDTARRALGEAGPEARAALGGIAVTSVGEEAVLLDAAARPVGDVPTWFSGVGQDAARELAAELDRRAPVTGLRHPEYTVHTLAWWSRARPVQARDAATLTDLGSWLLSSLGPGDLVMDHSHASRTGLFDAPTRSWRPEGLDVVGMGGLSLPRLVPSGTVVGELGAQVAEQFGVAPGVPLVSGGHDHFCGALAAGARSPGDLFISAGTSEAHLLVTDSLDPAATTGSEVGCFVTDGLFYLHAALPSGALYLSWTRLLGLDPATPLDDLLGDEPVGSGGVRGEISADRRLSLTDVPLDVRAATLLRALMETTAVASRDLTRHLSRTAGRAVVQRLLAGRPTESPAWREIRGAIGEGVAAFVDAQEATALGAAHLAVRAVTGTLPPPVPRRRPDPDVLPARREQYRLAFG, encoded by the coding sequence GTGAGCGCCACCTTCCTCGGCATCGATGTCGGCACGACCCGCACCAAGGCGGTGCTGCTCGCACCGGACGGCGTCGCCCTCCTGGCCTCGGCCGCCGCACCGACGCCCCAGGGGGAGGTCGGGGGCGTCGCCGTCCACTCCCCGCAGGCGATCAGGGACGTGGTCGTCGACACCGCCCGGCGCGCTCTCGGCGAGGCCGGTCCGGAGGCGCGCGCCGCGCTGGGCGGCATCGCCGTCACATCGGTCGGCGAGGAGGCGGTGCTGCTCGACGCCGCGGCTCGGCCGGTCGGGGACGTTCCGACCTGGTTCTCCGGCGTCGGGCAGGACGCCGCGCGTGAACTCGCCGCCGAGCTGGACCGACGCGCCCCCGTCACCGGGCTCCGCCATCCGGAGTACACCGTCCACACGCTCGCCTGGTGGTCGCGAGCCCGCCCCGTCCAGGCGCGGGACGCCGCGACACTGACCGACCTCGGCAGCTGGCTGCTGTCCTCCCTGGGCCCCGGTGACCTGGTGATGGATCACTCGCACGCGTCCCGCACCGGGCTGTTCGACGCACCCACCCGGTCCTGGCGGCCCGAGGGGCTGGACGTGGTGGGGATGGGCGGGCTGTCCCTGCCCCGGTTGGTGCCCTCCGGCACCGTGGTCGGCGAGCTCGGTGCCCAGGTGGCAGAACAGTTCGGCGTCGCGCCCGGCGTTCCCCTGGTCAGTGGCGGGCACGACCACTTCTGCGGGGCCCTGGCCGCGGGCGCGCGCTCCCCCGGCGACCTCTTCATCTCGGCCGGGACCTCCGAGGCCCACCTGTTGGTGACCGACTCCCTCGACCCCGCGGCGACGACGGGCAGCGAGGTCGGCTGCTTCGTCACCGACGGGCTGTTCTACCTGCACGCCGCGCTGCCCTCGGGAGCCTTGTACCTGTCCTGGACCCGGCTGCTGGGTCTGGACCCGGCCACGCCGCTGGACGACCTCCTCGGCGACGAGCCGGTCGGCAGTGGCGGGGTCCGCGGGGAGATTTCTGCCGACCGCCGGCTGTCCCTGACCGACGTGCCGCTCGACGTGCGCGCCGCGACGCTGCTGCGTGCCCTCATGGAGACCACCGCGGTGGCGTCCCGGGACCTCACCCGCCACCTCAGCCGGACCGCCGGCCGGGCCGTCGTCCAGCGCCTGCTGGCAGGCCGCCCGACGGAGTCACCCGCCTGGCGGGAGATCCGCGGGGCGATCGGGGAGGGCGTTGCCGCTTTCGTGGACGCACAGGAGGCCACGGCGCTGGGGGCCGCGCACCTGGCCGTGCGGGCGGTGACCGGCACCCTTCCCCCACCGGTCCCTCGACGCCGTCCCGACCCGGACGTGCTTCCGGCGCGCCGGGAGCAGTACCGGCTCGCATTCGGCTGA
- a CDS encoding LacI family DNA-binding transcriptional regulator codes for MRERVTLRDVARIAAVSAKTVSRVVNGDAHVTPGTRARVQQAIADLGFQPNLVARSLRVGRTDVVGLVVESLADPFFARLTSAVEQAAHERGLAVMVSSVGNQEPERESVIVESLLVRQVAGLIVAPMAQSHTYLAGAGRRTPIVFVDRLPEGIVSDAVLVDDLAAGEMATRHLLDHGHRRVAFLGSELRNPTTRLRLAGYRRALAARGLADGGSLVAVDAGSAREARAAAEQLLAGPRPPTAIFSSNMRCSLGLVPLLHGLGRTDVAVVSFDDFPMADSLVPAVTVIDHDPEVIGRAAAERLFRRLDDLDAPAETVTVPVRLVPRGSGELPPAGSGRRRPHDQDVVLAQDGLQDMVRHGAEGRASTMTSLHAQEGPP; via the coding sequence ATGCGTGAGCGCGTCACGCTGCGTGACGTCGCCCGCATCGCGGCGGTCAGCGCCAAGACGGTGTCCCGGGTGGTCAACGGGGACGCGCACGTCACTCCCGGTACGCGGGCACGGGTGCAACAGGCGATCGCCGATCTGGGCTTCCAGCCGAACCTGGTTGCCCGGTCGCTGCGCGTGGGCCGCACGGACGTGGTGGGACTGGTCGTCGAGAGCCTCGCCGACCCGTTCTTCGCCCGGCTCACCAGCGCCGTCGAGCAGGCGGCTCACGAGCGGGGCCTGGCGGTGATGGTGTCCAGCGTCGGCAACCAGGAGCCGGAGCGGGAATCGGTGATCGTGGAGAGCCTGCTCGTCCGGCAGGTCGCCGGCCTCATCGTCGCCCCGATGGCGCAGAGCCACACCTATCTCGCCGGAGCGGGCCGGCGGACGCCGATCGTGTTCGTGGACCGGCTGCCGGAGGGGATCGTCAGCGACGCCGTCCTGGTCGACGACCTCGCCGCCGGGGAGATGGCGACCCGCCACCTGCTCGACCACGGCCACCGCCGGGTCGCCTTCCTGGGCTCCGAGCTGCGCAACCCGACGACCCGGCTGCGTCTGGCCGGCTACCGCCGGGCGCTGGCCGCACGCGGCCTGGCCGACGGCGGGTCGCTCGTGGCCGTGGATGCCGGATCGGCCCGTGAGGCCCGCGCGGCGGCCGAGCAGCTGCTCGCCGGCCCCCGGCCGCCCACAGCGATCTTCTCCTCCAACATGCGTTGCTCGCTGGGGCTCGTGCCGTTGCTGCACGGCCTCGGGCGCACCGACGTGGCGGTGGTCAGCTTCGACGACTTCCCGATGGCCGACTCGCTCGTCCCGGCGGTCACGGTCATCGATCACGATCCCGAGGTCATCGGCCGCGCCGCCGCCGAGCGACTGTTCCGCCGGCTCGACGACCTGGACGCCCCCGCGGAGACGGTCACGGTGCCCGTCCGCCTGGTGCCTCGGGGTTCCGGCGAGCTGCCTCCGGCGGGATCGGGACGGCGTCGGCCGCACGACCAGGACGTCGTCCTGGCGCAGGACGGATTGCAGGACATGGTGCGCCACGGAGCAGAAGGGAGAGCGTCGACCATGACGTCGCTGCACGCACAGGAGGGGCCGCCATGA
- a CDS encoding 1-phosphofructokinase family hexose kinase: protein MHERPTGPTVHVVSPNPAQDRLQVVPRLLVGEVHRATQVVSRPGGKGMIVARGVVRLGGRAALHGFVGGPVGAQISAGCRELGIEDRHVLIDGETRVSTVIVDSASGASTVINEPGPEVGPTEVAALVDGLVEAVRPGDLVVCTGSLPRGAPADLYARCVTALRGRGVLSVVDTSGPGLALAVRSAPDVLKVNEDELRADAGLTAPGADPVDLPVLMGLALDAGVGAVVVTRGSAGLSYRSATEGWDVQSPSVSLVNATGSGDMMLAGFVTSLARGDDRASALRTGAAAGAANAARLEPDLSGPSEVDELRAHAVASAVPGVGR from the coding sequence GTGCACGAACGTCCCACCGGCCCGACGGTCCACGTCGTGAGCCCGAACCCGGCGCAGGACCGGCTGCAGGTGGTCCCCCGGCTCCTGGTCGGGGAGGTCCACCGCGCCACGCAGGTCGTCAGCCGGCCCGGCGGCAAGGGCATGATCGTGGCCCGCGGCGTGGTGCGGCTGGGTGGCCGGGCCGCGCTCCACGGCTTCGTCGGCGGCCCGGTGGGCGCGCAGATCTCGGCGGGTTGCCGGGAGCTCGGCATCGAGGACCGGCACGTCCTGATCGACGGGGAGACCCGGGTCAGCACGGTGATCGTGGACAGCGCCTCGGGCGCCTCCACCGTGATCAACGAGCCGGGGCCCGAGGTGGGCCCCACGGAGGTGGCCGCGCTGGTGGACGGACTGGTGGAGGCGGTCCGGCCGGGAGACCTGGTGGTCTGCACGGGCAGCCTGCCGCGTGGTGCCCCGGCGGACCTGTACGCGCGGTGCGTCACCGCGCTGCGCGGTCGCGGTGTCCTGTCCGTCGTCGACACCTCGGGGCCGGGACTGGCCCTGGCCGTCCGATCGGCCCCCGACGTGCTGAAGGTCAACGAGGACGAACTACGCGCCGACGCCGGCCTGACCGCGCCCGGTGCCGACCCGGTGGACCTCCCGGTCCTGATGGGGCTGGCCCTCGATGCGGGGGTGGGGGCGGTCGTCGTCACCCGTGGCTCCGCAGGCCTGTCCTACCGTTCGGCCACCGAGGGATGGGACGTGCAGAGTCCCTCCGTGTCCCTGGTCAACGCCACGGGCTCCGGCGACATGATGCTGGCGGGCTTCGTCACGTCCCTGGCACGAGGGGACGATCGGGCGTCGGCACTGCGCACGGGTGCAGCCGCCGGGGCCGCCAACGCGGCCCGGCTCGAACCGGACCTCAGCGGACCCAGCGAGGTCGACGAGCTGCGCGCACACGCGGTCGCCAGCGCCGTTCCGGGAGTCGGCAGGTGA
- a CDS encoding AGE family epimerase/isomerase, producing the protein MTTTGDSPQSGSWASLPAHRAWLDGEGERLLAFAEAAAGTTTGFAWLDDGGRPDPGQPPQLWITARMTHVFALACLRGRPGAGPLVDSGLAALTGPFRDAEHGGWFSSLTADGAPAATDKSAYDHAFVVLAAASATAAGRPGAAELLQEALSVVERHFWSGGEGRCMESWDRTWSEAEPYRGANSNMHTVEAFLTAAAVTGDDRWLTRALSIAERLVHQAARTNGWRLPEHFDPQWQPLPDYNDDRRNDKFRPYGSTPGHWLEWSRLLLHLEAALGADAPDWLLPDARSLFDAAVEVGWAPDGESGFVYTLDWQDRPVVASRLHWVLTEAIGAAAALVARTGDADYERWYRTFWDEAATRFIDRERGSWVHELPVGDAAPVWSGKPDVYHAYQATLLPQLPLAPVLAATLRQELGDD; encoded by the coding sequence ATGACGACGACCGGTGACTCCCCGCAGTCAGGCTCCTGGGCCTCGCTGCCCGCCCACCGCGCCTGGCTGGACGGGGAGGGAGAGCGGCTGCTCGCCTTCGCCGAGGCCGCCGCCGGCACCACGACGGGATTCGCCTGGCTCGACGACGGGGGCCGCCCCGATCCCGGGCAGCCGCCCCAGTTGTGGATCACCGCCCGGATGACGCACGTCTTCGCCCTCGCCTGCCTGCGCGGGCGCCCCGGTGCCGGTCCGCTGGTCGACTCCGGGCTGGCCGCGCTGACCGGCCCTTTCCGGGATGCCGAGCACGGCGGGTGGTTCTCGTCGCTGACCGCCGACGGCGCGCCGGCCGCCACGGACAAGTCGGCCTACGACCACGCCTTCGTCGTCCTGGCCGCCGCCAGCGCCACCGCCGCCGGTCGGCCGGGGGCCGCGGAGCTGCTGCAGGAGGCGCTCTCCGTGGTCGAACGGCACTTCTGGTCGGGCGGCGAGGGCCGGTGCATGGAGAGCTGGGACCGGACCTGGTCGGAGGCGGAGCCGTACCGCGGCGCGAACAGCAACATGCACACGGTCGAGGCCTTCCTCACCGCAGCGGCCGTCACCGGCGACGACCGGTGGCTCACGCGGGCGCTCAGCATCGCCGAGCGGCTCGTGCACCAGGCGGCCCGCACGAACGGCTGGCGCCTGCCCGAGCACTTCGATCCGCAGTGGCAACCGCTCCCCGACTACAACGACGACCGCAGGAACGACAAGTTCCGCCCCTACGGCTCCACCCCCGGCCACTGGCTGGAGTGGTCACGACTGCTGCTCCACCTGGAGGCCGCCCTCGGTGCCGACGCCCCCGACTGGCTGCTGCCCGACGCCCGCAGCCTGTTCGACGCCGCCGTCGAGGTCGGCTGGGCGCCCGACGGCGAATCCGGCTTCGTGTACACCCTGGACTGGCAGGACCGGCCGGTCGTCGCCTCCCGGCTGCACTGGGTGCTCACCGAGGCCATCGGCGCGGCAGCCGCGCTGGTCGCGCGCACCGGCGACGCGGACTACGAGCGCTGGTACCGCACGTTCTGGGACGAGGCCGCGACCCGCTTCATCGACCGGGAGCGCGGCAGCTGGGTGCACGAACTCCCCGTCGGGGACGCGGCGCCCGTGTGGTCGGGCAAGCCGGACGTCTACCACGCCTACCAGGCGACCCTGCTGCCGCAACTACCGTTGGCGCCGGTGCTGGCGGCGACCCTCCGGCAGGAGCTCGGTGACGACTGA
- a CDS encoding SDR family oxidoreductase, with the protein MTDFDGRTVLVTGATGGIGGATVRRLLAAGADVIASGRSVESLETLAAGTGARPLAFDLTSEDSVRSALEGLDLWGVVNCGGFGGEIATPMETDIDVFDKVISVNARGALLVTKYASASMIRLGRGGAIVNVSSQASLVALSGHISYGSSKAALDNITRVSALELGKHGIRVNSVNPTVVMTEMSAWYWGRPDIEGPFLDQMPLGRWATEEEIAAPIVFLLGDGASMISGVSLPIDGGYTAR; encoded by the coding sequence ATGACCGACTTCGACGGCCGCACCGTGCTGGTCACCGGGGCCACCGGCGGCATCGGGGGGGCCACGGTCCGCCGGCTCCTGGCCGCCGGCGCCGACGTCATCGCCAGCGGCCGTTCGGTCGAGTCGCTCGAGACGCTCGCCGCCGGGACGGGTGCCCGCCCGCTCGCGTTCGACCTCACCTCCGAGGACAGCGTCCGCTCGGCGCTCGAGGGGCTGGACCTGTGGGGCGTGGTCAACTGCGGCGGTTTCGGCGGGGAGATCGCCACTCCGATGGAGACCGACATCGACGTCTTCGACAAGGTCATCAGCGTCAACGCCCGCGGTGCGCTGCTGGTCACCAAGTACGCCTCCGCGTCGATGATCCGGCTGGGTCGGGGCGGTGCCATCGTCAACGTCTCCAGCCAGGCGAGCCTGGTGGCGCTGTCCGGCCACATCTCCTACGGCTCCTCGAAGGCGGCGCTGGACAACATCACCCGCGTCTCGGCCCTAGAGCTCGGCAAGCACGGGATCCGGGTGAACAGCGTGAACCCGACCGTGGTGATGACCGAGATGTCGGCGTGGTACTGGGGGCGGCCCGACATCGAGGGGCCGTTCCTCGACCAGATGCCGCTCGGGCGCTGGGCGACCGAGGAGGAGATCGCCGCTCCGATCGTCTTCCTGCTCGGTGACGGCGCCTCGATGATCTCCGGGGTGTCGCTGCCCATCGACGGCGGCTACACCGCCCGCTGA
- a CDS encoding nucleoside/nucleotide kinase family protein, protein MHEQAPPSGGSPPVVRATLQQLVDRAAVLARPGTRRILGITGAPGAGKSTLCAALLGALGARAALVGMDGFHYADVELRRLGRGDRKGAPDTFDVDGYVALLRRLRTPPAVPVYAPVFDRALEEPIGSAVPVAPDTPLVLTEGNYLLLAEHGWSAVRTCLDEVWYIDVPPDVRERRLVRRRRSYGHEPQAAEDWVRSVDGRNGRTVETSRSRADLVVHLDVPETPGADVAG, encoded by the coding sequence GTGCACGAGCAGGCTCCGCCCAGCGGGGGCTCTCCGCCGGTCGTCCGGGCGACGCTGCAGCAACTGGTCGACCGGGCAGCCGTCCTGGCGCGTCCGGGCACCCGGCGCATCCTGGGGATCACCGGGGCGCCCGGCGCGGGGAAGTCGACCCTGTGCGCGGCGCTGCTCGGTGCGCTCGGTGCCCGCGCAGCCCTCGTCGGGATGGACGGGTTCCACTACGCCGACGTGGAGCTCAGGCGCCTCGGACGCGGCGACCGCAAAGGCGCGCCGGACACGTTCGACGTCGACGGCTATGTCGCCCTGCTCCGCCGGTTGCGGACGCCGCCCGCCGTGCCGGTCTACGCGCCGGTGTTCGACCGCGCCCTCGAGGAGCCGATCGGCAGCGCCGTCCCGGTCGCTCCGGACACCCCCCTCGTCCTCACCGAGGGGAACTACCTGCTCCTGGCGGAGCACGGCTGGTCGGCGGTGCGCACCTGCCTGGACGAGGTCTGGTACATCGACGTCCCGCCGGACGTGCGGGAGCGGCGGCTGGTCCGGCGGCGGCGGTCCTACGGCCACGAGCCGCAGGCGGCCGAGGACTGGGTGCGCTCCGTCGACGGGCGCAACGGCCGCACCGTCGAGACGTCGCGGTCGCGCGCCGACCTCGTCGTCCACCTGGACGTCCCGGAGACGCCCGGGGCCGACGTCGCCGGCTGA
- a CDS encoding class II fructose-bisphosphate aldolase, translating into MPRAALTDVLAAAAHDRSGLGAFNVIQVEHAEAIVAGAEAAGRPAVLQVSENAVRYHGALAPVGSAMLAIADAAAVPVVVHLDHATDLELVVQALALGFTSVMFDGSTLPVEENLATTRGVVDRAHDRGVSVEAEIGEIGGKDGVHALGVRTRPEDAARFVEATGIDAVAVAVGSSHAMMTRTARLDLDLIAAIRTAVPVPLVLHGSSGVPDDHLREAVAAGMTKINISTHLNGIFTRAVREALAVDPSLVDPRKYLGAARTATAREVERLVRLLAG; encoded by the coding sequence GTGCCACGCGCAGCACTGACCGACGTCCTGGCCGCGGCCGCGCACGACCGCAGCGGCCTCGGCGCCTTCAACGTCATCCAGGTGGAGCACGCCGAGGCCATCGTGGCCGGCGCGGAGGCGGCCGGCCGGCCCGCGGTGCTGCAGGTCAGCGAGAACGCGGTGCGCTACCACGGCGCCCTCGCGCCGGTCGGCAGCGCCATGCTCGCCATCGCCGACGCGGCCGCCGTCCCGGTCGTGGTGCACCTGGACCACGCGACCGACCTCGAACTGGTGGTGCAGGCCCTCGCGCTCGGGTTCACGTCGGTGATGTTCGACGGCTCGACCCTGCCGGTCGAGGAGAACCTCGCCACCACTCGAGGTGTCGTCGACCGGGCGCACGACCGCGGCGTCTCGGTCGAGGCGGAGATCGGCGAGATCGGGGGCAAGGACGGCGTCCACGCGCTTGGCGTGCGCACCCGGCCGGAGGACGCCGCCCGGTTCGTCGAGGCGACCGGGATCGACGCGGTCGCGGTCGCCGTGGGCAGCTCGCACGCGATGATGACGCGCACGGCGCGGCTCGACCTGGACCTGATCGCCGCCATCCGGACCGCCGTACCGGTGCCGCTGGTGCTGCACGGATCGTCGGGCGTCCCGGACGACCACTTGCGTGAGGCGGTCGCGGCCGGGATGACGAAGATCAACATCTCGACACACCTGAACGGCATCTTCACCCGGGCGGTCCGCGAGGCCCTCGCTGTCGACCCCTCGCTCGTCGATCCCCGGAAGTACCTCGGGGCGGCCCGGACGGCGACTGCGCGGGAGGTCGAGCGGCTGGTCCGCCTGCTCGCCGGCTGA
- a CDS encoding ABC transporter substrate-binding protein, with the protein MNRSITARIATVSALALGLAACGGDDAGDGGAGGGGGGSEAYEVAFVQGVAGDEFYITMQCGIEAAAEELGVEVTTQGPQQFDPALQTPIVDSVVASAPDGLLIAPTDVTAMERPIQAAADAGITVGLVDTTLEDPSMAVTEVASDNLGGGAAAFQAIQEANPEGGKVLVVGHEPGISTNELRIQGFLEALAEDPKFTALPTQYAENQVAEGARIVTSTLQAHPDLVGIFGTNLFAAEGAATGLRQAGAEEQVTVVGFDAGPAQVEALENGTVQALVAQQPAEIGRQGLEQVVAALNGEEPEAEIQTGFTILTQENLAENQDAVYQSDC; encoded by the coding sequence GTGAACAGAAGCATCACTGCCAGGATCGCCACCGTCTCCGCACTGGCCCTCGGCCTCGCCGCGTGCGGCGGTGACGACGCCGGTGACGGTGGCGCGGGCGGGGGCGGGGGCGGCTCCGAGGCCTACGAGGTCGCCTTCGTGCAGGGCGTCGCCGGCGACGAGTTCTACATCACCATGCAGTGCGGGATCGAGGCGGCGGCCGAGGAACTCGGCGTCGAGGTCACCACCCAGGGCCCCCAGCAGTTCGACCCGGCGCTGCAGACCCCGATCGTCGACAGCGTCGTGGCCAGTGCGCCGGACGGGCTGCTCATCGCCCCGACCGACGTGACCGCGATGGAGCGCCCGATCCAGGCGGCTGCCGACGCCGGGATCACCGTCGGCCTGGTCGACACCACCCTGGAGGACCCGTCCATGGCGGTCACCGAGGTCGCCTCGGACAACCTGGGTGGTGGGGCCGCGGCGTTCCAGGCCATCCAGGAGGCCAACCCCGAGGGCGGCAAGGTCCTCGTCGTCGGGCACGAGCCAGGGATCAGCACCAATGAGTTGCGGATCCAGGGCTTTCTGGAGGCGCTGGCCGAGGACCCGAAGTTCACCGCCCTGCCCACGCAGTACGCGGAGAACCAGGTCGCCGAGGGCGCCCGCATCGTCACCTCGACGCTGCAGGCCCACCCGGACCTGGTCGGGATCTTCGGCACGAACCTGTTCGCGGCGGAGGGTGCCGCAACGGGGCTGCGCCAGGCCGGCGCCGAGGAGCAGGTGACCGTCGTCGGCTTCGACGCCGGCCCGGCCCAGGTGGAGGCGCTGGAGAACGGCACCGTGCAGGCGCTCGTGGCCCAGCAGCCGGCCGAGATCGGCCGGCAGGGCCTGGAGCAGGTCGTCGCCGCGCTGAACGGTGAGGAGCCCGAGGCCGAGATCCAGACCGGCTTCACGATCCTCACGCAGGAGAACCTGGCCGAGAACCAGGACGCGGTGTACCAGTCCGACTGCTGA